GTCAGAAGTCACTTTGACTATAGTTTTCTTGTACATATGAATACTGAACACACacataaattagaaataattcaaaataaggCAATGCGAATAATATCAGGGGCAATGTGTTCAACCCCTATAAAAGCAATGGAAGTAGAGACTAAAACAATGCCTTTACCTGTTCGATGGGTGTTGTTAGcttatagatatttaattaagatatATGCTAAAGATAATCAAAGTGTAATAAGAAGTATAAAGGGTCATCCCAGGATCCCTAAGTTAACAGCATTACTCTTACAGGTGGAAGCTAAgttttgtaatatatataaaaatgaaatttggcCATGTTATGAAGATAGCTTTAATAGTAAACTTTTAAACATTACAGTATGCACAAAATCTATCAATAATAATACTGACTTTCTACATTTCTTGTCACAAATTCCCAATTACTATAAGTTATACACAGATGGTAGTAAAGCGGAGTCTCATGTTCGAAGTGCCGTGTATGATCCTCAAACTAAATTTGTACAGAGCTTTAGGTTGCACGATTTATGTTCCATATTTACGGCTGAAGCGTATGCTGTATTTGAAGCCCTGAAAGTTATAATAAGAGTGTCAGAATATAagcatttctttattttcactGATTCACTTAGCTTAATCTATGGATTACAGAATAATCAATTGCATTATAAAGATAATTTTAtcttgtataaaattaaaaagatgttattacaattgaaaaacattaatgtaaatataaactttatgtggATTCCATCCCATACTGGTATAACAGGGAATGAAGCTGCAGATAAAGCtgcttatttaggtattaacgaATTAGATGTAAGATGTAGTACTAGAATTCCACTAACTGATTGTCAAGCTTCTGTTAAGACTGATATTGTGAAGATGTGGATAGATATATGGACTAAAGATAGAGAGACAAAAGGAAGATGGTACGCTAGTATTCAAACCGACTTACCTGGAAAGCCTTGGTATGAGAAGATAAAGATAGGAAGTCGTAGCTTTATTACCACAATCAATAGATTGAGGTTTGGTCACAACTGTGCACCAGCGCACTTAGCCAGATTTTCGATTATAGCCGATGGTACATGTCCTCACTGCCAGAATGGTAGCATTGCAGATGTTGAACACCTTATATTTAAATGCCAAGTGTTTGCGTTTGAAAGACTCATCCTTGCAAGTGAATTAAGTGAAGTGTTTGATAATAATGTCCCCCGCCGCCTCAACGACATTCTTAAAAACGTTGACAGTTACGTTCCGTTATACAAGTATATCAAAAATACAGCGTTGAAGATTTAAAGTGAAGTGTTTTAACAAAATTACTAGTGCATTCTCTGCCATTTAACTCTTTAAATGAAGTGTtttaaaaatagcaaaacaaagacttggcttaaaggactcgcatccaggccataactgtttaaaaaaaaaaaaaaaaaaatgtcactgTTATTCAGATATATGTCAAATCACTGTCAAATGTATTGTTAtgtcgatttagactctcgcgcgagccacgagacgagccgcgagccgcgccacgagacgcgagtccaccgtttacactcgcgttcggtttgtcattcggttataaaccttatgccgtgccgttagtgtttaaattatatattagctcgacgagcttgcgagccacgagacgagccgcgagcccaccgcttacactctcgtctagtggctcggctcgcggctcgtctcgtggctcgcgcgagagtctaaatcgactataaaccgctttttattaatattgatgtaatattgtgatttgtgattgttattttgagttttatttcgTTTCCCCGTACGAATGACTCATATTTCCTTTAAATCCTTCTCACTTATTAATTATGTCTAAACAAATTGAAGTTTGTACGTAAAACAGCTGTTTCATTAATATTCCCTTGGTGTTTATCGTATTGTAAGTAATATATATCTCGAATAATTTTATTCGGGATCGTGGTTTTAAAATCTTCTAATTTTGTGAGCGACTTTATCTTTCCTTTCCGGCTTATGTATTGctatatatagttattatactctttgCTCATACCAGTGAAATTGACATTGTTGACGTAGATTGTTGGTAGATTGTATCTTGTTTTCATTTATCATGGGAGACCTAATAGGTAAGattctttaaaataataattcataataatgttaatatttatacaGGACAAATTACCATTCTTAATTTGTTTAGGTATACCTAGAAACATCGCTAGAGTCGGTAGTAATGTGATCACCTCATGTGATGCATTTGTATTCTGTTTTAGAAATAACAACATGGCCCAAGCACCTGAATGCATTTTACAAGATCACAAGTAATGCCCTGGCTTTTGAAGTGATGGCTAACGGCAATGCTGCAATTGGACTGTCAAGGAAACCAGCTAATGACTGTGAATTTTGGGTAGTATAACATTTTAAAACCCTTATTTTCTGAAGCTTACTAACCACACTTGTGACACATCGCATCACACTCATAAACCGTGGCCATTCATGTATAAAATTTGTTTGTTTACCTTATTATGTGATTCAAATCTTGTTGTATTTGTTGAGGAATTAATTGCTTAAGAAAAGTGTTAATGGGCTCATAACATTATAAATCTTATTTTTAACTGAAAACAAATCAGTAAATGATCACTGTACTTTTCTCAGATTGTTATGGGAGAAAGGCAGCAATGCTGGATTAAGAAGCACGACAACCCTCGTAGAGAGGCAGCAAACACTCCCGGAATCCTCAGCAGTGAGGAGTACCGCAAGTTCTGGTTGACTTGGGCCAATGGCTATGTGCGCCTCGGTAGAGATGGCTACTCTGATGCCATTGTCACATGTGCCAATGACATTAATGATAttaaatatgtcacattttcggTTGTGGAGCAGAGGAACCCTGTCCACTGGCGGTTTGAAAGTGAGTGATTTTATAAATGGAATATAATTCCtctttatttctttaatttaatttattgctggTAGGTATAGGACTTTTGTTGGgccaatatattatatataaagtgcGTATAGAAACCCAAATTTGGTTGGACACATCTTTGACGAAGTTAGTTTGTGGGTTTAGTAGCGTAATGCAGCTGTAAATATAGAGCAATATTTCTTAGTTAAAGTTAACCCACACGAAATCTCAATCAGCAACAACAAATTAGTCTTACTTTGTTGATAATAAAATTAGTATTCCTTATGTGGCCGCCACATAAGATACTATTGCTAATAAACTTACTCCTGTTCTAGTACCACCACAAGCAGAGAAACTAAATCACCGACCAATAACAGGATGTGATCTTCAGTGGGTGGCATACGAGCCGGAGCAGGAGCTCCCGGCAGAGCCTCTGGTGGGGGGCTTTGAAGGTGAAAGGCTGTACATTGCTCGGGCAAAACACCGGGGCTCCCTGACGCCCGGGAAGTTCGTGTTTTCTGCGGGAAAAGCGTACGTGTCGTGGGGAGGACAAGCTAATGAGAAACAGGAATTTGAGGTACttttaccaacaattaagtcAAACCGTTTTCTTTTCACATATTCAAAATTTTTAATGGAAGTATCTTAACCGTCTACAGGTCCTGTGCGGTTTTGATGGAGTCTGGAAACCAGCTGTAGAGGATAAAATACCTGTGGGAGCTTTTGTCGCAGGCCATTCCGAAGACGCGCTAGAAAGACTCTACATTGGCAGGGTAGAACATGAGGGACACCTCATCCCTGGGAAAGTCCAACCGTCCCATCGAGTATGTTACTTCCCTTACCAAGGCAGAGAAGTGGGCTCCAAGAAATATGAAGTTCTAGTCGTCCCAACTGAGAACGAAAGATGTGTTAATAAAGTTTTCGTAACAGACAGATGTTGGCAACCTGATATGGAAGATTATGATGTGGCAGATTCAGATATATCTAATGATACCGATGAAGAGCCATTGTAAGTGAAAATAATTATCCATTATTTACATCTTACCAAATAGTTGTTGAATTCCAAGTATGCTAGTGTTTGAAGTTTTGAACACGAAAACTCAGTGGCGTACTGTGAAATGgaaattgaaatattaaataaaaagggTTGATTTCAGCGAGGCCCCCTCAAGTGCGTGGCCGTGGGCGAGGGGTCGCTTCGCCCACGTTTAGCTACGTCACTGCGTATACCTACAACAAGGTTATTAAGGttcatacatttctataaatcatcaagtaattttttttattgtataagtGCGCGACAATATGCTAAGTAAGTCAAATAATCGAATGTATCAAATATTTACGTAAGATAAATAaactttcataaaaataatcgtGATCAGTTTAAGTCAATGGAATTCAACGGCTATATATTATAATGTGCAGTATTTATATAGCGCTTTTATTGGTCTACGCGATCTAAGCCTCGTTTCCACTGGTACAATCAAATATTTTACCCATTATTGATCAGaacttttttattaagtatttaattatatgAACAATTGTATAAGtatgttgttttatatttatttaatttttagaaatagcacttaaatattaagtaagtatgtaactTCTTATTTGTAATTTGTGTCTAATTCTTTCAAACTCTGGCGCTCTTGTTGACCGGTTtagtttaagtacctatttttttattgtgcaatatagtttattatcctcgtgccgcccaatgtgcAATACATTGTACAAAGTCACACTCAGCATAACGgcccaggcggtctagcatgagttgcgttctcgcgcgcgactccatacatctggcgcgacttcaagtatggagtcgcgcgcgagaacgcaactcatgctagactgtTCCAAAAACCCAATGTTCATTTAAATGAACAAAAGATACGACGGTGGAATTCAGTTGaatgtattaatttttattcacatatagcaaaaaataaaaaaaataataaataaataaatattataggacatttttacacaaattgactaagccccacggtaagctcaagaaagcttgtgttgtgggtactcggacaacgatatatatatatatatatatatatatatatatatatatataatatacacatacataaatacatagaaaacacccaagactcaggaacaaatatctgtgctcatcacacaaataaatgcccttactaggattcgaacccaggaccgcggcttcacagccCTCCTGCTTgagtttttcattaaaaaaaatgtttgaagtGCGTGGGCAGTTACGACTTCAAAATATAATGTCTCTTATATTGCACACTGGGCGTTTAGCTGATCTTGCGTTTTTTtcttgggcggcacgaggttatacctaaataaaaacacaGCTGTGGAAACGGGGCTTGGTGCCACCTTTGACAAGTGACTTGAGTTTTGGTCATGCTTTCTATTTTTAGTGTGGAGCGAGCTGATCCTGACGGCCCAGTATACATGTTCTAATACATTTCAATTATCATGTATTagaattttataatattgtatgtatacttaatcaAACATTTTTACACCTTGGTACAATTGCTTCCTGAGTTTGACGGGTATGCAAGATCTAAttcttcattcattcattcatttctttAATCGTACATGCTTATAATATAACAGttataatattgtatgtatacttaatcaAACATTTTTACACCTTGGTACAATTGCTTCCTGAGTTTGATGGGTATGCAAGATCTCTGTTATATTATAAGCATGTACGATTAAAATGTATTACgatctttaaaaagtttaccgttctgttattgttttttgtaattattttaaaccatttgtattgttgtgttattaattatcaataaaaaaataccttaaTTCTAAAAATGCGATTTTACTGTCAAAACAAGTTGTAACAAACTGGCTTCTGGAAGTTGGCCTTCACTTTGGAATTTTGAACATGTAAGAGTAACACGTTAACAAAATCCTTTGCCTCAATGATAACATTGTAAATCATGTAGTTTCGATAAACATTTGGCGCGGTTTTTAGGGTGAATAGTGTACAAACTTAAACACTGAGATTCTATTGGTTGACCACTCTACCCAACCAAATACCGTTAAATACCGTAATGTCCATAATATTAGGAATCGGCGCGCAGGGTTTTGTGCCACCTTGCGGCTTTTTGTCAACTTCCTATGATAGGTACCTCCTATAGATCACGCACGCTTACTGTAGCCTCGTGAGGCCCCATGACAGGGTTGGGACTCTAGGCTAGAGTTAGGAAAGACTACGTCACCAGGCCCCAGGAGGATAGAGAAGTTTTAAATAATGCTTTTGCCTAATGTGTATGTATTTTAGGAGGTTCGGTTGTGGGACTCGCTACCTCTGAACAAGAGGCATGCGCCGGCTGTTCCGTCGGAGGCGTCGACGCCGACGACGCGCTCTACAAGAGTGAATACATGCTTAAGTGGGCCCTGAGTCTTCTGTTGATGAGGAAAATGTGCCATATACTGCTTTGAGAATTACTTTTTACTAGTCTAAGATTTTCCCACTGCTGGGAAAAGGCCTCCTCTCTTTTCCGCCATTTGGTTATATCCAAAGCACACTCCCGCTACTCTTTACAAAATGTATGAAGGTCGTCTCGCCATCTACGTTTTGGCCTTCCTCTGCCTCGCTCGAGAACCTGTAGGATCCAGCTTTGAGGATAACTAAACAAAATACTTCATGTCAAGGCAAGGTAGAAATAATACGGTTTCTCATTTTATTTCCTAATCAATAGTGAttctattaaattgtacaacgggacttaatcgcgcatctaagttttaagattctccgagaccacggggacaacgccgtcctcgaaacgtcggaggtaaaacttagatacgcgattaaatcCCGTGGTACAatttaatcatcatcttcctcgcgttgtcccggcattttgccacggctcatgggagcctggggtccgcttggcaactaatcccaggaattggcataggcactagtttttacgaaagcgactgccatctgaccttccaacccagagggtaaactaagccttattgggattagtccggtttcctcacgatgttttccttcaccgaaaagcgactggtaaatatcaaatgatatttcgtacgtaagttccgaaaaactcattggtacgagccggggtttgaacccgcgacctccggattgcaagtcgcacgctcttaccgctaggccaccagcgcttttttaccgtggtacaatttaataatgtgtaaaaatcgtgaaagtttaaaccaGTGTTAATAGTGattctatacatatatttcaagGTGGTCAAAAGAAGACATGGTTTAATATTGTATTTAACTAGCTAGTCGCTAGTCTCGCTACTACTAATTAAGTGACGTGATAGCTATCCATAActgggtgataactgataattttctgaaatttattttatatattttaatacttacattaaatttattatactatCTAACTACATTTAAGTGTATTTGTAAACGCAAAGTGTTAAActactttattaaaaaaaacttaattatcacatcataatatttttgtttttatcagATACCTATACCAAATACCTATACTTAAGCGCTTGACACATCTTAACCAATCTCTTCCTAAAGCGTAATGAAATGATGTAACCACATTATTTTAGTAAAAGTCTAACAACTGCACTTATTTTTTGTAGGATCCTAATTAGGATGCCAGTTAGGACGACTGAATTAAGTAAGGGATCATcctcagatcatagaaggtaCTAGATATCTGACGGAGGCGTGGCGCGTGTCGCCGCAACATGGTCAGGCTGACCATTTTTCTTTCCGCCGTAAGACCGGTAAGACAGTCGCAATTTAGCTGTCGTAGAAAAATGTGCTCGTCAATTTACGTAAAATGCCGGTTTGTAGCGTTGTTTCGTGTAGAAATAGGAGTGCTAGCAAAAACTATAGGGATCATGGAGTTACATACCACATgtgagtacatttttttttacgtattagtcaataaactgtcattcaatagtaCTTGctgactatgtaaacaaaagttactagtaaattgacattaagtgtcaattttagtatggcggtttgtttacatagttagcaaattcTATTAATTGACACTTTAAAAcaacacattttaacaaataaacccAGTGACGTATGATTTTACTCAGTCGGACCATTTTGCCAAACAAACGCGTGGCAATTTGAATATGCATTCTACATTGACGGCTTAGCATGGAAAACTATTTGTAGTGTGCTAGGCAACG
This region of Cydia amplana chromosome 4, ilCydAmpl1.1, whole genome shotgun sequence genomic DNA includes:
- the LOC134647312 gene encoding uncharacterized protein LOC134647312 isoform X1 — protein: MGDLIEITTWPKHLNAFYKITSNALAFEVMANGNAAIGLSRKPANDCEFWIVMGERQQCWIKKHDNPRREAANTPGILSSEEYRKFWLTWANGYVRLGRDGYSDAIVTCANDINDIKYVTFSVVEQRNPVHWRFEIPPQAEKLNHRPITGCDLQWVAYEPEQELPAEPLVGGFEGERLYIARAKHRGSLTPGKFVFSAGKAYVSWGGQANEKQEFEVLCGFDGVWKPAVEDKIPVGAFVAGHSEDALERLYIGRVEHEGHLIPGKVQPSHRVCYFPYQGREVGSKKYEVLVVPTENERCVNKVFVTDRCWQPDMEDYDVADSDISNDTDEEPFEAPSSAWPWARGRFAHV
- the LOC134647312 gene encoding uncharacterized protein LOC134647312 isoform X3 → MGDLIEITTWPKHLNAFYKITSNALAFEVMANGNAAIGLSRKPANDCEFWIVMGERQQCWIKKHDNPRREAANTPGILSSEEYRKFWLTWANGYVRLGRDGYSDAIVTCANDINDIKYVTFSVVEQRNPVHWRFEIPPQAEKLNHRPITGCDLQWVAYEPEQELPAEPLVGGFEGERLYIARAKHRGSLTPGKFVFSAGKAYVSWGGQANEKQEFEVLCGFDGVWKPAVEDKIPVGAFVAGHSEDALERLYIGRVEHEGHLIPGKVQPSHRVCYFPYQGREVGSKKYEVLVVPTENERCVNKVFVTDRCWQPDMEDYDVADSDISNDTDEEPLRFGCGTRYL
- the LOC134647312 gene encoding uncharacterized protein LOC134647312 isoform X2, whose product is MGDLIEITTWPKHLNAFYKITSNALAFEVMANGNAAIGLSRKPANDCEFWIVMGERQQCWIKKHDNPRREAANTPGILSSEEYRKFWLTWANGYVRLGRDGYSDAIVTCANDINDIKYVTFSVVEQRNPVHWRFEIPPQAEKLNHRPITGCDLQWVAYEPEQELPAEPLVGGFEGERLYIARAKHRGSLTPGKFVFSAGKAYVSWGGQANEKQEFEVLCGFDGVWKPAVEDKIPVGAFVAGHSEDALERLYIGRVEHEGHLIPGKVQPSHRVCYFPYQGREVGSKKYEVLVVPTENERCVNKVFVTDRCWQPDMEDYDVADSDISNDTDEEPFVERADPDGPVYMF